A region from the Aegilops tauschii subsp. strangulata cultivar AL8/78 chromosome 5, Aet v6.0, whole genome shotgun sequence genome encodes:
- the LOC141023206 gene encoding uncharacterized protein: MTEVLPLARTASDHVPCVVTIKTSIPKSKIFRFENFWVELEGFMECVQQSWQKSFHKAHITARIADKFKSLRGALKKWQLNFSKLKILIAKCNEVILCLDGLEELRPLLPEFNFRKVVKLHVEQLLHLQFVYWKKRCTIRYIKVAGENTKFFHAMATERHRRNSIASLKDTDGTIVSNHSQMEGIIWNFFKNRMGV, translated from the coding sequence ATGACTGAAGTTTTGCCCTTGGCCAGAACTGCTTCTGACCATGTGCCATGTGTTGTCACAATTAAAACCTCCATTCCTAAATCTAAAATATTTCGGTTTGAGAacttctgggttgagcttgagggaTTTATGGAATGTGTTCAACAGTCATGGCAGAAATCTTTTCATAAAGCTCATATCACTGCTAGGATTGCTGATAAGTTCAAGAGTTTAAGAGGTGCCCTTAAGAAGTGGCAGTTAAACTTTTCCAAGCTGAAAATTTTGATAGCCAAATGCAATGAGGTCATTCTGTGTCTTGATGGCCTTGAGGAGCTAAGGCCTTTATTACCTGAATTTAATTTCAGGAAGGTAGTCAAGTTGCATGTGGAGCAGCTCTTACATCTTCAGTTTGTTTATTGGAAAAAGAGGTGCACAATTAGATATATTAAAGTTGCTGGTGAAAATACCAAATTCTTCCATGCTATGGCCACTGAGAGGCATAGAAGAAATTCtattgcttccttgaaggacacTGATGGGACAATTGTCTCTAATCACTCTCAGATGGAGGGCATCATTTGGAACTTTTTCAAGAATAGAATGGGAGTCTAA
- the LOC109766505 gene encoding probable peptide/nitrate transporter At3g43790: MAAGAVAAPLLAKGRRVCKEGCPGCRLDQINKTNTGVPYLNFFYVWVVCLCAALPIQSLFPYLYFMIRDLKVAKQEEDIGFYAGFVGAAYFLGRTTSAVPWGMFADKYGRKPCIMISILSVIVFNTLFGLSTTYWMAIITRGLLGLLCGILGPIKAYASEVCRKEHQALGISLVTSSRSIALIIGPAIGGFLARPAKKYPNLFSEESIFGRFPYFLPCLVISALAAAAGVACIWLPETLHMYHDEKMEAIDAMGAQVTDLNIEDGKANQLGSDRMASTKSLLKNRQLMSAITLYCVFSLHDTAYLEIFSLWAVSSRKYRGLSLTSQDVGTALAISGFGVLVYQLVIYPLLAKYAGLIKPFRFAAVLSILLLTTYPFLSNLYGVELKVLINIASLLKNMFAATITVACNILQNTAVIQEQRGVANGISVTLMSIFKAVAPAAGGILFSWAQKNITGLFLPGDHILFFMLNMVSVIGLSLTFKPFFSMTSVMK, encoded by the exons ATGGCGGCGGGGGCGGTGGCTGCTCCGTTGCTGGCGAAGGGGAGGAGGGTGTGCAAGGAGGGGTGCCCCGGGTGCAGGCTGGACCAGATCAACAAGACCAACACCGGCGTCCCCTACCTCAACTTCTTCTACGTCTGGGTCGTCTGCCTCTGCGCCG CACTACCGATCCAGTCTCTGTTTCCCTACTTATACTTCATG ATTAGGGACTTGAAAGTCGCAAAGCAAGAAGAAGACATTGGGTTCTATGCTGGTTTTGTCG GGGCTGCGTATTTCCTTGGAAGAACCACTAGTGCTGTGCCATGGGGCATGTTTGCTGACAAATATGGGAGGAAGCCTTGCATTATGATTAGTATCCTCTCAGT GATTGTATTTAACACACTCTTCGGCCTTAGCACCACTTACTGGATGGCAATTATTACTAGGGGGCTACTTGGGTTACTCTGTGGTATATTAGGACCAATCAAG GCCTATGCTTCAGAAGTCTGCAGGAAAGAGCACCAAGCTCTAGGAATTTCTCTT GTTACATCTTCGCGATCAATAGCTCTTATTATTGGTCCAGCCATTGGAGGATTTCTTGCACGA CCTGCAAAGAAGTACCCAAATCTTTTCTCTGAGGAATCCATATTTGGAAG GTTTCCATATTTCCTCCCTTGCCTCGTCATATCAGCTCTAGCGGCAGCAGCGGGTGTTGCATGCATTTGGCTTCCG GAAACTCTGCACATGTACCATGATGAGAAAATGGAAGCTATTGATGCAATGGGTGCACAAGTCACCGATTTGAACATAGAAGATGGGAAAGCTAACCAATTGGGATCCGACAGAATGGCATCTACGAAGAGCCTGCTAAAGAACCGTCAGTTGATGTCAGCAATAACCCTCTACTGTGTCTTCTCTCTTCATGATACAGCTTATCTCGAG ATATTCTCACTCTGGGCTGTGAGCAGTAGAAAATATCGGGGACTAAGTTTGACATCTCAAGATGTTGGCACCGCGCTAGCTATCTCAG GTTTTGGTGTTTTGGTGTATCAACTTGTGATTTACCCACTCCTTGCCAAGTATGCTGGGTTAATCAAGCCATTCCGTTTTGCAGCG GTATTATCTATACTTCTGCTTACAACATATCCATTCCTGAGCAACCTATATGGTGTGGAGCTCAAAGTACTCATCAACATAGCTTCACTTCTGAAGAATATGTTTGCGG CTACGATTACTGTTGCGTGCAACATTCTACAAAACACAGCAGTG ATACAAGAACAAAGGGGTGTTGCCAATGGTATCTCTGTGACTCTGATGTCAATATTTAAAGCAGTAGCTCCAGCAGCAGGAGGAATTTT GTTTTCATGGGCTCAAAAGAACATAACTGGATTGTTCTTACCAG GTGATCATATCTTGTTCTTCATGCTGAACATGGTGTCAGTAATCGGGCTCTCGCTGACGTTCAAGCCATTTTTCTCTATGACGAGTGTGATGAAATGA